A DNA window from Corynebacterium ciconiae DSM 44920 contains the following coding sequences:
- a CDS encoding ZinT/AdcA family metal-binding protein, producing MKKLPKTLIALGAASAVALAGCSSDEVSDNVSDATSSVSDAASDASDAVSDQADKAAAALKDWDGSYRSLGSYINDPEMAADFAKAALDHSQNWEDLKTKILGTYGDGKEGLVIDGDQMTFVGDYKDLDNPADAPSTYEFEETVDRKVGDDDDYTWYVFKAADDSAPYPFLILGEKEDEDNTTYFHARFGDNKDELLDTQELPTFVDPDTATQATIEELLFDHDHEHADGHDHEGHDHDDHDHDHDHDH from the coding sequence ATGAAGAAACTACCGAAGACCCTTATCGCCCTCGGCGCCGCAAGTGCAGTGGCCCTTGCTGGCTGTTCCAGCGACGAGGTCTCCGATAACGTTTCCGATGCCACCAGCTCGGTCTCCGATGCAGCCTCCGACGCTAGCGATGCGGTCTCTGATCAGGCCGACAAGGCTGCCGCTGCTTTGAAGGACTGGGACGGCTCCTACCGTAGTCTCGGCAGCTACATCAACGACCCCGAGATGGCTGCCGACTTCGCCAAGGCCGCCCTCGATCACTCCCAGAACTGGGAGGATCTTAAGACCAAGATTCTCGGTACTTATGGCGACGGCAAGGAAGGCCTGGTGATCGACGGCGATCAGATGACCTTCGTGGGCGACTACAAGGATCTCGATAACCCGGCAGACGCCCCCAGCACCTATGAGTTTGAGGAAACCGTCGACCGCAAGGTTGGCGATGACGATGACTACACCTGGTATGTCTTCAAGGCCGCCGATGACTCCGCCCCGTACCCCTTCCTGATCCTCGGGGAGAAGGAAGATGAGGACAATACCACCTACTTCCACGCCCGCTTCGGCGATAACAAGGACGAACTGCTGGACACCCAGGAGCTTCCCACCTTCGTCGACCCCGACACCGCCACCCAAGCGACCATCGAGGAGCTGCTCTTCGATCACGACCATGAGCACGCCGATGGCCACGATCACGAGGGCCACGATCACGATGATCATGATCATGACCATGACCACGATCACTAA
- the glnA gene encoding type I glutamate--ammonia ligase: protein MEFETPSDVVKFIQDENVEFIDVRFTDVPGTEHHLTIPASMLDEDAMEEGLAFDGSSIRGFTTIDQSDMNLLPDLSNAYIDPFRAAKTLNVRFFVHDPFTREPFTRDPRNVARKAEEYLASTGIADACFVGAEAEFYLFDKVRYASDVQRSFYEVDSGEGWWNRGAATQIDGSPNQGYKNRHQGGYFPTAPYDQTMDLRDAMAKNLLRIGFDVERFHHEVGNGQQEINYRFDTLLKSADSLQSFKYVVKNTAIKWGKTATFMPKPLAHSAGSGMHAHLSLWKDGVPLFHDESGYAGLSDTARYFIGGILEHAGSVLAFSNPTLNSYHRLVKGFEAPINLVYSQRNRSAAVRIPITGSNPKAKRIEFRAPDPSANPYFAFSAMMLAGLDGVKNRIEPHAPVDKDLYELPPEEAASIPTAPTSLEESLAALEKDSDFLTEGDVFTEDLIETYIKYKWDTEITPSRMGPTPLEYELYYDC from the coding sequence GTGGAGTTTGAAACCCCGAGCGACGTAGTCAAGTTTATTCAGGACGAAAACGTTGAGTTTATCGACGTGCGCTTCACCGATGTTCCTGGCACGGAGCATCACCTCACCATCCCAGCCTCCATGCTGGATGAGGACGCGATGGAGGAGGGACTGGCGTTCGATGGCTCGTCGATCCGCGGATTCACCACGATCGACCAGTCCGACATGAACCTGCTGCCGGATCTGTCTAACGCCTACATCGATCCCTTCCGCGCCGCGAAGACCCTCAACGTGCGTTTCTTCGTGCACGATCCTTTCACCCGCGAGCCCTTCACCCGCGATCCGCGCAACGTGGCCCGTAAGGCAGAAGAGTATTTGGCCTCCACCGGCATCGCAGACGCCTGCTTCGTCGGTGCCGAGGCCGAGTTCTATCTCTTCGATAAGGTGCGTTACGCCTCCGATGTGCAGCGCAGCTTCTACGAGGTCGACTCCGGCGAGGGCTGGTGGAACCGCGGCGCTGCCACCCAGATCGATGGCAGCCCCAACCAGGGCTACAAGAACCGCCACCAGGGCGGCTACTTCCCCACCGCCCCCTACGACCAGACGATGGATCTGCGCGACGCCATGGCCAAGAACCTGCTGCGCATCGGCTTCGATGTGGAGCGCTTCCACCACGAGGTGGGCAATGGCCAGCAGGAGATCAACTACCGCTTCGACACTCTGCTCAAGAGCGCCGACTCCCTGCAGAGCTTCAAGTACGTGGTGAAGAACACCGCTATCAAGTGGGGCAAGACCGCCACCTTCATGCCCAAGCCGCTGGCGCATTCTGCCGGTAGCGGTATGCACGCGCACCTGTCCCTGTGGAAGGACGGCGTGCCGCTGTTCCACGATGAGTCCGGCTACGCTGGCCTCTCCGACACCGCCCGCTACTTCATCGGCGGCATCTTGGAGCACGCCGGTTCGGTGCTTGCGTTCTCGAACCCGACTCTGAACTCCTACCACCGTCTCGTCAAGGGCTTCGAGGCTCCCATCAACCTGGTGTACTCGCAGCGTAACCGCTCCGCTGCGGTGCGTATCCCGATCACCGGATCGAACCCGAAGGCCAAGCGCATCGAGTTCCGCGCCCCGGACCCCTCGGCGAACCCCTACTTCGCGTTCTCCGCGATGATGCTCGCCGGTTTGGACGGTGTGAAGAACCGCATCGAGCCGCACGCTCCGGTGGACAAGGATCTCTACGAGCTGCCCCCGGAGGAGGCCGCGTCCATCCCGACCGCGCCGACCTCCCTCGAAGAGTCCCTGGCCGCTCTGGAAAAGGATTCCGACTTCCTCACCGAAGGTGATGTGTTCACCGAGGATCTCATCGAGACCTACATCAAGTACAAGTGGGACACCGAGATCACCCCGTCCCGCATGGGCCCGACCCCGCTGGAGTACGAGCTCTACTACGACTGCTAA
- a CDS encoding RDD family protein codes for MAEKKRSWLDGPAIPSSADGAHRPSAWPGEKLGLPESGPGALASVMRRSVGVLIDWVICWGTAIIIDQYSDFFTGAATLTWLCFFVLGTLSVAFLARTPGQALLGIGVGRIDEQTQVGLWRAAVRTALTLLIFPAAMVDEDGRGIHDRVTQTAVIFG; via the coding sequence ATGGCAGAAAAGAAGCGTAGCTGGCTCGATGGACCCGCGATCCCCAGTTCGGCCGACGGTGCCCACCGGCCCTCCGCATGGCCGGGTGAGAAGCTGGGTCTGCCAGAATCAGGCCCAGGCGCATTGGCCTCGGTGATGCGGCGCTCGGTGGGCGTGCTGATCGACTGGGTCATTTGTTGGGGCACCGCGATCATCATCGATCAATACTCTGATTTCTTCACCGGCGCGGCCACACTCACCTGGTTGTGCTTCTTTGTTCTCGGAACCCTCAGCGTAGCGTTTCTTGCCCGCACCCCAGGGCAGGCCTTGCTGGGAATCGGTGTTGGCCGCATCGATGAGCAAACACAGGTGGGACTATGGCGCGCCGCGGTGCGTACCGCGCTGACCCTGCTGATCTTCCCCGCCGCAATGGTGGACGAGGACGGCCGTGGCATCCACGATCGCGTCACGCAGACAGCCGTGATCTTCGGCTAG
- a CDS encoding aspartate:alanine exchanger family transporter, whose protein sequence is MSIFAENHLLALIVIMAVGLIIGRINIGGFRLGVAAVLFVGLGFATIEPGVKLPEVVYLLGLALFVYTIGLEAGPTFFASLRTRGLKHNAFILGVLVLMTGVSWGLISLTGLGAATGAGMFTGAVTNTPALAAVVDSLTGVVDAQELDLPVVAYSLAYPLGVLGVIMVIAIMAKLLKIDHEQEAIDAGVAPHELVSQRVLVIANDVPAVDNIPLLWQLRVIISRVQHGHREGLAEYGDRVRPGDILTIVGEPDEVDRAVARLGQPLEGGPSHDEELDFRRIFVSSNEVVGVPLAKLEPKLHGMLVTRVRRGDADMVATPDMMLQLGDRVRVVADPKTLRRANRIFGDSYARVSNADMLPLLVGLALGLLVGLIPFPLPGGSELKLGSAGGPLLVALVLGAVGRTGPVVWQISYSANNVLRTTGITLFLAGIGTTAGAGFKTALSDPASLTIIGIGFVITVTLSVVTILAGYFWLKIPFGQAAGILAGVQTHPAVLSYVSDQTKNELPAIGYTTVYPVSMVAKIVLAQVLVFLLL, encoded by the coding sequence GTGAGTATCTTTGCTGAGAACCACCTGCTCGCGCTCATCGTCATCATGGCGGTGGGGCTGATCATCGGCAGGATTAATATCGGGGGTTTTCGTCTCGGGGTCGCCGCCGTGCTCTTTGTCGGCCTAGGTTTCGCCACGATAGAGCCGGGAGTCAAGCTTCCCGAAGTGGTGTATCTGCTGGGGCTGGCACTGTTTGTGTACACCATTGGTCTGGAGGCTGGGCCCACCTTTTTCGCCTCATTGCGCACCCGCGGGCTTAAGCACAATGCGTTTATCCTCGGCGTGCTCGTGCTTATGACCGGCGTGTCGTGGGGGTTGATCAGTCTCACCGGTCTTGGTGCCGCCACGGGCGCCGGTATGTTCACCGGCGCGGTTACCAACACCCCAGCGCTGGCCGCCGTAGTGGATTCACTCACCGGCGTGGTGGATGCTCAAGAGCTCGATCTGCCGGTGGTGGCCTATTCCTTGGCATATCCGCTTGGTGTGCTCGGTGTGATCATGGTGATTGCCATCATGGCGAAGCTCCTCAAGATCGACCATGAGCAGGAAGCCATCGATGCAGGTGTGGCACCGCATGAGTTGGTATCGCAGCGCGTGCTCGTGATCGCCAATGACGTCCCGGCGGTGGACAATATCCCGCTGCTGTGGCAACTGCGGGTGATCATCTCACGAGTCCAGCACGGGCATCGAGAGGGGTTGGCCGAATATGGCGATCGGGTTCGCCCTGGGGATATTTTGACGATCGTTGGCGAGCCAGATGAGGTTGATCGAGCAGTTGCGCGCTTGGGTCAGCCCCTCGAGGGCGGCCCTTCACACGATGAGGAGCTGGATTTCCGGCGCATCTTCGTCTCCTCTAACGAGGTGGTGGGCGTACCGCTAGCCAAGCTGGAACCGAAGCTCCACGGAATGCTGGTCACCCGGGTCCGCCGCGGCGATGCCGACATGGTGGCTACCCCAGACATGATGCTGCAACTCGGCGATCGCGTACGAGTGGTAGCGGATCCGAAGACATTGCGCCGTGCCAACCGAATTTTCGGCGATTCCTATGCCCGAGTTTCCAACGCCGACATGCTCCCGCTACTGGTGGGGCTGGCGCTGGGTTTGCTGGTGGGCCTCATCCCCTTCCCGCTGCCAGGTGGCTCGGAGCTGAAATTGGGAAGCGCTGGCGGCCCCTTGTTGGTGGCGCTTGTGCTTGGAGCCGTTGGCCGCACGGGACCTGTGGTGTGGCAGATTTCTTATAGCGCCAACAATGTTCTACGGACTACCGGTATCACGCTGTTTTTGGCCGGTATTGGCACCACCGCCGGCGCTGGGTTTAAAACCGCCCTCAGTGACCCGGCATCGCTGACGATCATCGGTATTGGTTTCGTGATCACCGTGACGCTTTCTGTGGTCACTATCCTCGCAGGCTACTTCTGGTTGAAGATTCCCTTCGGCCAAGCCGCGGGCATACTCGCCGGGGTGCAAACCCACCCCGCAGTATTGAGCTACGTGTCCGACCAGACAAAAAACGAGCTACCAGCGATTGGCTACACCACGGTGTATCCCGTGTCGATGGTGGCCAAGATCGTGCTCGCCCAGGTTTTGGTGTTCCTGCTGCTCTAG
- a CDS encoding DUF4191 domain-containing protein: MADPNKQQRKQAAKQAAKEEKALKKQQRKQSRAQVWQAFKMQAKNDKKLVPLMLLAIIGGGLLFFLIGSLFGGQWFLLPLGLVLGFALAMYIFTKRVENTVYDRAEGQAGAAGWALENLRSGPGVEWHTRTAVATNHHMDAVHRVIGPAGVVLVGEGDIKRVRPLMATYKRRLVRIAGQTPIYEIFAGEGEGQVRVRNLQKEMMKLPRNYKKKELGALSARFEAMDRDPMQAAGMPKGPVPKGASMAGMNRRARRAAQRRSK; this comes from the coding sequence ATGGCTGATCCTAATAAGCAACAACGTAAGCAAGCGGCCAAGCAGGCCGCGAAGGAAGAGAAGGCGCTGAAGAAGCAGCAGCGCAAGCAGAGCCGCGCTCAGGTCTGGCAGGCCTTTAAGATGCAGGCGAAGAACGATAAGAAACTCGTTCCGCTGATGCTCCTCGCCATCATTGGTGGCGGCCTGCTGTTCTTCCTCATTGGTTCGCTCTTTGGCGGCCAGTGGTTCCTGCTGCCGCTCGGCTTGGTGTTGGGCTTCGCCCTAGCCATGTACATCTTCACCAAACGCGTGGAAAACACCGTTTATGATCGCGCCGAGGGCCAGGCTGGTGCCGCCGGCTGGGCTTTGGAGAATCTGCGAAGCGGCCCCGGCGTCGAGTGGCACACCCGCACCGCGGTGGCCACCAACCACCACATGGATGCTGTGCACCGAGTGATCGGCCCCGCCGGCGTGGTGCTGGTGGGCGAGGGCGATATCAAGCGAGTCCGCCCCCTCATGGCCACGTATAAGCGCCGGCTTGTGCGTATCGCCGGCCAAACCCCGATCTACGAGATCTTCGCAGGCGAGGGCGAGGGCCAGGTGCGGGTGCGCAACCTGCAAAAAGAAATGATGAAGCTGCCCCGCAACTACAAGAAGAAAGAGCTGGGCGCTTTGTCTGCTCGTTTCGAAGCGATGGACCGCGATCCCATGCAGGCCGCTGGTATGCCGAAGGGGCCGGTGCCCAAGGGCGCATCTATGGCTGGCATGAACCGCCGTGCCCGCCGCGCCGCGCAGCGCCGCTCCAAGTAG
- the lipA gene encoding lipoyl synthase has protein sequence MSEKKLLRIEARNAETPIENKPRWIRTQVKTGPEYKDMKNRVSGASLHTVCQEAGCPNIHECWEDREATFLVGGDQCTRRCDFCQIATGKPTELDRDEPRRVAESVQEMQLNYSTITGVARDDLPDGASWIYAETCRQIHKLNPNTGVELLVDDFRGNPDALQQVFESEPEVFAHNVETVPRIFKKIRPAFRYERSLDVIRQARDYGLVTKSNFILGMGETVEEVREAMRDLHDAGCEILTITQYLRPGPLFHPIDRWVKPEEFVEHSKAAKEIGFKAVMAGPLVRSSYRAGRLYARAMEARGEALPENLSHLGKETGTTAQEASSLIRRYGASKDTPVTSARR, from the coding sequence GTGAGCGAAAAGAAGCTACTACGCATCGAGGCCCGCAACGCCGAGACTCCCATTGAGAACAAGCCGCGCTGGATCCGGACCCAGGTGAAGACCGGCCCGGAGTATAAGGACATGAAAAATCGCGTGTCCGGTGCGTCTTTGCACACGGTGTGCCAGGAGGCCGGCTGCCCCAATATCCACGAGTGCTGGGAGGATCGCGAGGCCACCTTCCTCGTCGGCGGCGATCAGTGCACCCGGCGATGCGATTTCTGCCAGATCGCTACGGGCAAGCCCACGGAGCTTGACCGAGACGAGCCGCGGCGTGTCGCCGAATCGGTGCAGGAAATGCAGCTGAATTATTCCACCATTACCGGCGTTGCCCGCGATGATCTTCCCGATGGCGCCTCGTGGATTTACGCCGAAACCTGCCGCCAGATTCATAAGCTCAACCCCAACACGGGCGTGGAGCTTCTGGTAGATGATTTCCGTGGCAACCCAGATGCCCTTCAGCAGGTGTTTGAATCCGAGCCCGAGGTGTTTGCGCACAATGTGGAGACCGTGCCTCGCATCTTTAAAAAGATTCGTCCTGCCTTCCGCTATGAGCGCTCCTTGGATGTGATTCGCCAGGCCCGCGATTACGGGCTGGTGACTAAATCCAACTTCATTCTCGGCATGGGTGAAACGGTGGAGGAAGTACGCGAGGCGATGCGGGATCTGCATGATGCCGGCTGTGAGATTCTCACCATCACCCAGTACCTGCGGCCCGGTCCGCTCTTCCACCCCATCGACCGCTGGGTGAAGCCCGAGGAGTTTGTGGAGCATTCCAAGGCCGCCAAGGAGATCGGTTTCAAGGCCGTTATGGCTGGGCCGTTGGTGCGCTCTTCCTATCGCGCTGGTCGGCTCTATGCCCGAGCGATGGAAGCACGCGGCGAGGCCCTGCCGGAGAATCTCTCCCACCTCGGCAAGGAGACCGGCACCACCGCGCAAGAGGCATCGAGCCTCATTCGGCGCTATGGTGCATCCAAGGACACTCCGGTTACCTCTGCCCGTCGTTAA
- the lipB gene encoding lipoyl(octanoyl) transferase LipB, whose translation MTAPREPFTPSSQAIRHLDTPIELHRLGTRDYLDMWHEQADLAAARARGEINDRVLMLEHPSTYTAGKRTQDSDRPTNGVPCIDVDRGGRITWHGPGQLVGYPIIKLRDPVDVVDYVRRVEEALIQLVRSLGVSKAGRIDGRSGVWVPADDRGPDRKIAALGIRITRGITMHGFALNCDNTLDYYDHIVPCGITDAGVTTLSRELDTDVRVEDVIEPCYHWLVEALEGRLEVADHSFGSAEDPCSPAAIRKLTL comes from the coding sequence ATGACTGCACCGCGCGAGCCTTTTACCCCCTCAAGCCAAGCGATCAGACACCTTGATACCCCCATTGAGCTGCACCGTCTCGGTACTCGCGACTATTTGGATATGTGGCACGAGCAGGCGGATCTGGCGGCTGCACGAGCCCGCGGCGAGATCAATGATCGCGTGCTCATGTTGGAGCACCCCTCCACTTACACGGCGGGTAAACGCACCCAGGACTCGGACCGCCCCACTAATGGCGTTCCGTGTATTGATGTCGACCGCGGTGGGCGCATCACCTGGCATGGACCGGGCCAGCTGGTGGGCTATCCCATCATCAAACTGCGCGACCCAGTAGATGTGGTGGATTATGTTCGCCGAGTGGAGGAAGCACTTATCCAGCTCGTACGTTCACTGGGGGTGAGCAAGGCCGGCCGCATCGATGGCCGATCTGGTGTGTGGGTGCCTGCTGATGATCGCGGACCGGATCGCAAGATCGCCGCGCTGGGCATTCGCATCACTCGGGGAATAACGATGCATGGTTTTGCGCTGAACTGTGACAACACCTTGGACTATTACGATCACATCGTGCCGTGCGGTATCACCGACGCTGGGGTCACCACCCTGTCGCGGGAGCTAGACACTGATGTCCGGGTGGAGGATGTGATCGAGCCCTGCTACCACTGGTTGGTCGAGGCCTTGGAAGGCCGGCTGGAGGTAGCCGATCACAGTTTTGGCTCGGCCGAGGATCCTTGTTCCCCGGCCGCTATCCGGAAACTAACGCTGTAG
- the gcvH gene encoding glycine cleavage system protein GcvH, which translates to MSQLPTTFSYSEDHEWIDCAADNAAGNTVKVGLTSIAADRLGEIVFVDLPAVGDSVEAGEICGEVESTKSVSDIYSPVTGTVTAINEELEDNPGLINDDPFASGFLFEVEVQEVGELMDAAEYEEQNS; encoded by the coding sequence ATGTCCCAGCTGCCCACCACTTTTTCCTACTCCGAGGATCACGAGTGGATCGATTGCGCCGCGGATAATGCCGCCGGCAACACCGTCAAGGTTGGTCTGACGTCCATCGCTGCGGATCGTCTCGGCGAGATCGTCTTCGTGGATCTGCCCGCTGTGGGCGATTCCGTGGAGGCCGGAGAAATTTGCGGCGAGGTGGAGTCCACCAAGTCCGTTTCTGATATCTACTCCCCGGTCACTGGCACCGTCACCGCGATCAACGAGGAGCTCGAGGACAACCCGGGTCTCATCAATGACGATCCCTTCGCCTCCGGCTTCCTCTTCGAGGTCGAGGTGCAAGAGGTGGGCGAGCTCATGGATGCCGCAGAGTACGAGGAGCAGAACTCCTAA
- the gcvT gene encoding glycine cleavage system aminomethyltransferase GcvT → MTDLLQSPLHDLNEKLGASFTDFGGWNMPLKYGRELEEHRAVRERVGVFDLSHMGELSVRGRDAAAFLDYVLISQLSTLPVGKAKYSMIVNADGGIIDDLITYRVADDEFLVVPNAGNQPAVWAAFSERARERFPEADVHLENQSLDTALIAVQGPSSVELLAELVPAESQETLSGLSYYSAAPLAVAGVDTLVARTGYTGEDGFEVYVSKEQAPEVFRAIVDKLEAYEGAVCGLAARDSLRLEAAMPLYGHELNQDLTPVDAGLRVLVGKNKTGEFYGDQLRELATPQRKLVGLRGEGRRAARAGSALYVGDELVGEITSGQLSPTLGYPIALAYVAAEYADEGTTIDADVRGKRQPMTICPRPFYKRG, encoded by the coding sequence ATGACCGATCTTTTGCAGTCCCCCTTGCACGATCTCAATGAGAAGCTGGGCGCCAGCTTCACCGACTTCGGCGGCTGGAACATGCCTCTGAAATACGGCCGCGAGTTGGAAGAACACCGTGCCGTGCGTGAGCGCGTCGGCGTATTCGATCTCTCGCACATGGGCGAGCTCTCTGTGCGGGGTCGGGATGCCGCCGCATTCTTGGACTACGTTCTGATCTCGCAGCTGTCCACCCTGCCGGTGGGCAAAGCCAAGTATTCGATGATCGTCAACGCCGATGGTGGCATCATCGATGACCTGATCACCTACCGTGTGGCCGATGATGAGTTCTTGGTGGTGCCCAACGCCGGCAATCAGCCCGCGGTGTGGGCTGCCTTTAGCGAGCGCGCCCGTGAGCGCTTCCCCGAGGCCGATGTGCATCTAGAGAATCAGAGCCTCGACACCGCCTTGATCGCGGTCCAGGGGCCCAGCAGCGTCGAGCTGCTTGCGGAGCTGGTTCCGGCTGAATCACAGGAGACTCTCTCTGGGCTCAGCTACTATTCCGCCGCCCCGCTTGCCGTTGCTGGCGTAGACACCCTCGTGGCACGTACCGGCTACACCGGCGAGGATGGTTTCGAGGTTTATGTATCCAAGGAGCAGGCCCCAGAGGTCTTTCGCGCCATCGTAGACAAGCTCGAGGCCTATGAGGGCGCCGTGTGTGGCCTCGCTGCCCGTGACTCGCTGCGGCTCGAGGCTGCGATGCCGCTCTACGGACATGAGCTCAACCAGGATCTCACCCCGGTCGATGCTGGCCTGCGGGTACTCGTAGGCAAGAACAAAACGGGCGAGTTCTACGGCGATCAGCTGCGTGAGCTTGCCACACCACAGCGCAAGCTGGTGGGGCTTCGGGGCGAGGGGCGTCGTGCCGCCCGCGCAGGCTCTGCCCTGTATGTCGGCGATGAGCTCGTCGGGGAGATTACCTCTGGTCAGCTCTCCCCCACCTTGGGCTATCCCATCGCTTTGGCCTATGTAGCCGCCGAGTACGCCGATGAAGGCACCACGATCGACGCGGATGTCCGCGGCAAGCGCCAGCCGATGACCATTTGTCCCCGCCCTTTCTACAAGCGCGGCTAA